Proteins encoded together in one Impatiens glandulifera chromosome 1, dImpGla2.1, whole genome shotgun sequence window:
- the LOC124914328 gene encoding calmodulin-binding protein 60 A-like, which produces MGPEASAKVEIFILRGSFESDDWTEEEFSQNILREMNGKKILKGNACLELKEGIGALDDLSILHNKIWKRVTKLRLGARLMDSFQNIRVKEAKTQTFTMKDKRMKADMVKGAVVVSLMDNVWCLKNIRQHRPIVDRLTERGIKTIKDFLSLYFVHSEELREILGRVWTERKLKATIDHCLKCKKLEKRYLAPHPNDSEENYGVVYTEVFNVLGIFKGSQFIPFDKLSETLKCNARNRVKDAFDNKEEEAVVWDETIYPLVSPTAITCASSNEPFSSYSMMDDDVASGATIGTEAIYPLVSPTAITCASSNEPFSSYSMMDDDVASGATIGTEAIYPLVSPTAITCASSNEPFSSYSMMDDDVASGATIGTEAIYPLVSPTAITCASSNEPFSSYSMIDDDVASEATIGTDVFSWGEEGEVDRNASVMDKIPLFSSHGLENGHDPTTGGEIFSPDDHGYAMFENDPNNILLLSVMMNMNRFN; this is translated from the exons ATGGGACCAGAAGCCTCAGCCAAAGTGGAAATATTTATCCTAAGAGGGAGCTTTGAGAGTGATGATTGGACAGAAGAAGAGTTCAGCCAAaatattttaagggaaatgaaTGGGAAAAAAATCCTCAAGGGCAATGCTTGTCTTGAACTAAAAGAAGGCATAGGAGCCTTAGACGATCTCTCTATTCTGCATAATAAGATTTGGAAGCGGGTAACTAAGCTAAGGCTTGGAGCAAGACTCATGGATAGTTTTCAAAATATCAGAGTAAAAGAAGCAAAGACACAAACTTTCACTATGAAAGACAAAAGGATGAAAG CTGATATGGTGAAGGGCGCAGTAGTAGTATCTCTTATGGATAATGTATGGTGCCTAAAAAACATTAGACAACATAGACCTATTGTTGACCGTTTGACGGAAAGAGGCATAAAAACTATAAAAGATTTTCTGAGTCTATATTTTGTGCACTCTGAAGAGCTCAGGGAG ATTCTTGGGCGTGTCTGGACTGAAAGGAAATTGAAGGCAACGATAGATCATTGTCTTAAATGCAAGAAGCTTGAGAAAAGGTACTTGGCCCCACACCCAAATGATTCTGAGGAGAACTATGGAGTAGTTTATACGGAGGTATTTAATGTTTTGGGGATCTTCAAGGGAAGCCAATTCATTCCTTTTGATAAGCTCTCTGAAACACTTAAG TGTAATGCACGCAACCGTGTCAAAGATGCTTTTGATAACAAGGAAGAAGAGGCAGTTGTCTGGGATGAAACTATATATCCTCTAGTTTCACCTACTGCTATAACTTGTGCTTCTTCTAATGAACCTTTTTCTTCTTATTCCATGATGGATGATGATGTTGCTTCTGGAGCAACAATTGGAACTGAAGCTATATATCCTCTAGTTTCACCTACTGCTATAACTTGTGCTTCTTCTAATGAACCTTTTTCTTCTTATTCCATGATGGATGATGATGTTGCTTCTGGAGCAACAATTGGAACTGAAGCTATATATCCTCTAGTTTCACCTACTGCTATAACTTGTGCTTCTTCTAATGAACCTTTTTCTTCTTATTCCATGATGGATGATGATGTTGCTTCTGGAGCAACAATTGGAACTGAAGCTATATATCCTCTAGTTTCACCTACTGCTATAACTTGTGCTTCTTCTAATGAACCTTTTTCTTCTTATTCcatgattgatgatgatgttgcTTCTGAAGCAACAATTGGAACAGATGTCTTCAGTTGGGGAGAGGAAGGTGAAGTAGATAGAAATGCTTCAGTTATGGATAAGATCCCTCTGTTCAGTTCACATGGCTTGGAAAATGGACATGATCCTACTACAGGGGGAGAAATCTTCTCCCCTGATGACCATGGGTATGCAATGTTCGAAAATGATCCCAATAATATCCTTCTGCTATCAGTCATGATGAATATGAATCGATTTAACTAG